A part of Salvelinus alpinus chromosome 23, SLU_Salpinus.1, whole genome shotgun sequence genomic DNA contains:
- the LOC139550965 gene encoding calponin-3-like, with protein sequence MTQFNKGPVYGLTAELRSKIAGKYDLQKEEELRFWIEEVTGMPIGENFQKGLKDGVILCELINKLQPCSIKKINHSKLNWHKLENLGNFIRAILKFGLCPNDIFEANDLFENGNMTQVQSTLLSLAGMAKTKGSNSNCDIGVKFADKRTRHFDEDKMKAGQCVIGLQMGTNKCASQSGMTAYGTRRHLYDPKSQTDKPYDQTTISLQMGTNKGASQAGMSAPGTRRDIYDQKSAGQPADSSTISLQMGTNKVASQKGMSSYGLGRQIYDPKYCASPTEPTSPVTLGNHAGSHGNGSLGTGTNGSEISDSDYQVEYQYQHDDEEEYRGGYQQQYSGHYDEDQGINY encoded by the exons atgactcaattcAACAAGGGTCCAGTGTACGGTTTGACTGCAGAATTGAGAAGCAAG ATCGCAGGGAAGTACGACCTGCAGAAGGAGGAGGAGCTCCGGTTCTGGATCGAGGAGGTGACGGGCATGCCCATTGGAGAGAACTTCCAGAAGGGCCTCAAGGACGGAGTCATCCTCTGCGA GCTGATTAACAAACTGCAGCCTTGTTCCATTAAGAAAATCAACCACTCCAAACTCAACTGGCACAAG CTGGAAAATCTGGGGAATTTCATCCGAGCCATTCTGAAGTTTGGCCTTTGTCCCAATGACATCTTTGAAGCCAATGACCTGTTTGAGAATGGGAACATGACCCAGGTCCAGAGCACACTGCTGTCCCTGGCTGGTATG GCGAAAACCAAAGGCTCAAACTCCAACTGTGACATCGGTGTGAAGTTCGCAGACAAGAGGACGCGCCATTTCGACGAGGACAAAATGAAGGCTGGACAATGTGTCATTGGACTGCAG ATGGGAACAAATAAATGTGCCAGCCAGTCTGGTATGACAGCGTATGGGACCAGGAGACACTTATATGACCCAAAGTCACAGACAGACAAGCCCTACGACCAGACTACCATCAGTCTGCAGATGGGAACCAACAAGGGCGCCAGCCAG GCTGGCATGTCGGCTCCAGGTACCCGCCGCGACATCTACGACCAGAAGTCGGCGGGACAGCCTGCAGACAGCTCCACCATCTCCCTGCAGATGGGCACCAACAAGGTGGCGTCCCAGAAGGGCATGAGCAGCTATGGCCTGGGCAGACAGATTTACGACCCCAAGTACTGCGCCTCCCCCACAGAGCCCACCTCACCCGTCACCCTCGGCAACCACGCCGGTAGCCACGGCAACGGGAGCCTGGGAACAGGCACCAATGGATCGGAGATTAGTGACAGCGACTACCAGGTGGAGTACCAGTATCAGCATGACGACGAGGAAGAGTACAGGGGCGGGTACCAACAGCAGTACAGTGGGCACTATGACGAGGACCAGGGCATCAACTATTAG